The genomic stretch GGGGTTGCGGGCGGCATGGCGGTAGATGCGCTGCTGGTAGAGGGCCAGGAGCTGGACGTCCTGAGGCGGCTCGCCCTTCTTGGACCAGCGGTCGATGGCGGCGTGCAGCGCGGTGGTGGTCTTGCGCAGGGCGGCGGCCAGCCGGGTGGCGTCCTTGGGGACGGGCGTGTCGGCAGCGGGGAGGTCCTCCGCTGCGGACGGGCTCGCCGTCGTGCCGGGAGAGGGCGTCGCCGGCGACGACGCCGCGTATCGGCTGCTCCCGGACCCGCCGGCGGCGTCCCCCGCGGGGGCCGCGTCGCCGCAGGAGGCGAGGCAGGCAAGAGCCGCTGCCACGGCTACGGCGCGGGCGGGGCGTCCTGGGCGGTGCTGGCGTTGGCGTTCCTCCATGGTCGGCCAACCTACCTGGTCCGGACACCGTGTTCACGGACACCGGCCGGCATCCGGCGCCGTCATGGCGGCGCAACACGCGGCCGGGTGAAGATTTCCACCGGCGGAGGGCGGGCGTTAGCGCCGGTGGCACCACCGGGCCATGTGAGCCGATCACGGTGCTGCGCGGCACCCTGAAAGGAGAAACACATGACCCACCCCTCGCTCGGCCGCCGCACGTTACTCCAGGCGGCCGTCGCCGCGCCCGCCGGCACCCTGTTGAGCATGAGCGCGACCCCCGCCCAGGCCACGACCGGCGGCGGCAGCGGCAGGTACGACCGGGACAGCCCCCGGTTCACCATCGGCGTGCTGCCCGACACGCAGTACCTCTTCGACGAGGACCGCTCCGATCCCGCCCCGCTGCGCCAGACGTTCCGCTTCCTCACCGGGGACGAGCGCGAGAGCAGGAACATCGCGTTCATGACGCACCTGGGTGACGTGACCGAGCACGGCACCGAGGACGAGATCGGCCTGGCCGGCGACGCGTTCAAGGCCATCGACGGCAAGCTGTCCTACAGCGTGCTCGCCGGCAACCACGACGTCCGGTCCTCCACCGACGACCAGCGCGGCGACAGCGCGTACCTGCGGGTGTTCGGCCCGGCCAGGTATGCCGGGATGCCGACGTTCCGTGGCGCCTCGCCCGACGGCTACAACAGCTATCACGTGCTGGCGGCCGGCGGGAGGCAATGGCTGGTGCTGGCGCTGGACTGGCGGATCTCGGACAAGGGCCTGCAGTGGGCGCAGGGCGTCATCGACGCCAACCGCACGCTGCCCGCCATCCTCACCACGCACGACCTGGCCTGGGCCGACGCGTCGGGCAAGGCGGCGCTGTCGCAGTACGGCCAGCGGCTGTGGGACACGCTGATCCGGCGCAACGACCAGATCTTCCTGACGCTCAACGGTCACTACTGGCCGCCCGGGCGCACGGTGCTCAAGAACGACGCGGGACACGACGTGCACGTGCACATCGCCAACTACCAGGACCGCTACTACGGCGGCGCGGGCATGGTCCGCCTCTACGCCTTCGACCTGGTGCGGAACGTGATCGACGTGGAGACGCTGTCGCCGTGGCTGCTGGAGCGCGACCCGGAGGACCGCACGCCGCTGGAGGCGGAGAACCTCGAGCTGACCGGGCCCGTGGACCGGTTCAGCATCGAGATCGACTTCGACGAGCGGTTCGCCGGGTTCGCCCCGCGCACCCTGCCTCCGGCCCGGCCGGCGAAGGCCGTGATGCCCAGGGGGACGGTGGCGTACTGGCGGTTCGACGGCGAGGGGTTCGCCGGCGCGGGCGCGGACGGCGCGGTCGTCCCCGCGGGCTCCGTCGTGCGTGACCTCACCGGCGGCGGCAACGACCTGACCATGGAGTTGCTGCACGCCAGCGCCCCCGAGGTGCTGAAGTGGTCGGCCGAGCACCACAAGGGCCAGCCGGCCCACGCCAGCCTGCGCTTCGACGGCGGGAAGAACCCGGATCGGGGCGCCGTGCTCAGGTCGTCCGCCGCCGCGCCGATCAACAGCATGTGGTTCGAGTCGGGATACACGATCGAGGCGTTCATCAAGCTGCCGGACCCGTTCGCCGGCGACCACGCGTGGATGGGGATCCTGAGCTGGGAGGGCCGCAGCGGCGACGCGGGCAAGACCAGCGGCTGGTCGCCCGAGGAGCCGACGTGCAGCCTCAACCTGTCGCCCGAGCGGTTCCTGCAGTACGTCGTGTATCCGGCCGACCGGGACGCCGACCCCACGTCGTGGAGCCACTCCCTGCCGGTCGGGCGGTGGGCGCACGTCGCGGTCGTCAACGACGCGCGGCGGACCGTGATGTACGTGGACGGGTCGAAGATCGCCCGGAATCCCACCCAGCCGTCGAAGGGCATCTCCACGCTGGGCAGGCCGTTCGCGATCGGGGGCACCCAGTTCGCGCTGAAGTACGGGCAGGGTTACTACGGCTGGATCGGCGACGTGCGGATCGTGGCGCGGGCGCTGCGGCCGAGGGAGTTCCTGACGCCGTACGAGTGATGCCCGGGCTTCACCGATCGCCGGCCGGGCCGCCCTGGGCGCGTAAGGCCCGGGGCGAGGCGCCCAGCTCGCGGCGGCAGGCCTTGTTGAACGCCTGCAGGTCCGGGATGCCCACGGCGGCGGCGATCGCGGGGATCGCCAGCGTCGACTCGCGCAGCAGGTGCAGCGCCCGGGCCAGGCGCCGGCGGCGGATGTAGCCGACGACGGTGTGCCCGGTGTGCGCGCGGAACAGCCGGGTGAGGTGGTTGTGGGAGACCCCGGCGGCGCGGGCGATGCCGGGCACGCTCAGCGGCGCGGCCAGATCCGCCTCGATGTGCTCGATCGCGGCCGCCACGACGGCGTCCGGGCTGCCGGCCACGGGCAGCCCGGCCACCCGCCAGAGCACCGTCCACACCTCGGCCGAGGCCCGGGCCCGGGTGTCGGGGACGGCCGCGATGGCCTGCCGCAGCGAGGCCGCGATGAGCGGCGCCTGGTCCCCCGCATCACGCATGACGGCCACGTCCCGCCGCTCCCCCGCGCCGGGCAGGCGGAAGTGCGCGTACAGGTGCGCCGACCTGCCCCGGTAGTGGTAGTGCACCTCGGCGCCCGGCGGGATGAGGCTCACGTGGCCGGGCCGGATCGGGTGGGCGGTGCCTTCGAGCACCAGCTCGGCGGTGTAGCCGTACAGGTGGAGTTGCCACAGGTCGGGCAGTTTGAACACGTCGTGCGCGCTGACGACGCCGTGCACGCCGACGCCCGCCCCGGCCACGGCCGGTGGGTCGGACAGGGCGAGGGTGACTCGGTGCATGGGTGCATATATAGGTGAAAACAGACCACTAGTCGATGATTACGACCCATTACATGACATACGGGTGATCATACGTTCGTGGCATGCGAACCACTTTGCTGACTTCGGCGCAAGTGGCCGGCTTCGTGGCGGCCGGCTACCTGCGGCTCGACGGGATCGTCCCGGACGAGCTGAACGACCAGGCCGTCGACGTGCTGGAGGCGGGCATCCCCCCGGTGCCGTACGGAACCCCGCTCGACCTGGCCTTCCCCGAGGGCTCCTTCGCCCGCAGGCTCGTCCAGGTGCCCGCGGTCGCCGGAGCCCTGCGCTCCCTCGTCGGCCCCGACCCGACCGTCGACCACCACGCCGTGCACGTACGCGAGCCGCGCGGCGGCGAGGCCCAGCCGCTGCACGCCGACGCCATCATCGACACCCGCATGGACGCCTTCGACGTGCAGCTCATGTACTACCCGCGCGAGGTGACCGCGGACATGGGCGGCACCCTCGTCGTGCCGGGCAGTCACCTGCGCCGCATCAACGAGAGCGACACCGGCCGCTACCAGAACCTGCGCGGGCAGACGCGGCTCACCTGCCCGGCCGGGACCGTGATGCTGCTGCACCACGGCATCTGGCACGGCGGCCGGCGCAACGACAGCGACCAGCGCCGGTACATGTTCAAGATCCGGTTCAACCCGACCGTGCCGCAGGTGCGCCTCTGGGACACCTCCGACCTGGCCGACCCGGCCGTGGTCGCCGAGCTGGACCGGCGTTTCCCCTGGTACGAGCCGGCGACCGGACGGTTGGAGATCCACAACCGGGTGCGCCTGTGGCGGGCGATGACCGCCGACGCGGCTTTCGACATCGACTACTGGACGACACGCGTGAACAACCGCCCCGGGAGGGCCGTCGCATGAAGCAGCAGGTCCTCGTTCTCTACCTGGCCACCTCCGCGCTCGACGCCCCCGTGGTGGGCTGGTCCTCCTACGACGGCACCGGGCGCACCCACCCGACCGCGGGGGACGGGGACGAGCCGCCGTACGAGACCGGGGTGGACGCCCTGCGGGACGGCTGGCGGCTGTTCCAGGCGTCGCAGCTCATCCCGCCGTATCCCGGGAGCGAATACGACACGTCGTTCCTGAAGCACGAGTTCTTCTTCGAGAAGCTCTCCTGACCCGGCGGACGGTCACGCGTCGCTGAACCCGTACTCCTGGGCCAGGGCGGCGACGGTGAGCGTGCGGCCCGAGTGCCGGGCCACGTCGGGGTCCTCCAGCAGGGCGCGGACGGCCCGGCCGGGGAACTCCACCGAGTCGCTGCCCGGCAGGTCGTCGCCGAGCACGGCGACGATCGCCTCCGTGCGGGTGAGGCCGGGTGACAGGGCGAGCGCGGTGACGCCGTGCGGGCGCAGGTCGTGGGCGAGGGTACGGGCCAGCCGGGCGATGCTCGTCATGGCCAGATCGTAGAAGACGTGGCCGGCGATCACCTCGGCCGGCGGGTCGGCGTACCCGGTGAGCACGGCGAGGCCGCGCCGCTCGATCAACAGGGGGGCCGCGTGCCACGCGGACACGAGATGGCTGCGCACCCCGAGGTGCATCATGTTGTGCCAGTGGTCGAGCGGGAGCGTCCAGAACGGCCCGCCGTGGAACGGCAAGGCGTTGCCGTCGAACGCGTTCGCGACCAGCAGGTCGAGGCCGCCGTGGGCGGCGCGGACCCGCTGGAAGAGCGCCTCGACGGCTTGGTCGTCGGCGTGGTCCACGCGGACCGGCACGCCGCGCCCGCCGCGCTCGTCCACCTGCTCGGCGGTGTCCTCGACGGTGCCCGGCAGGTCGGAGTGGCGGCGGTCGCGGCTCTCACGGTCGGTGACGTAGACGGTCGCCCCGGTCTCACCGAGGACGAGCGCGATGCCGCGGCCCACGCCACGCGCGGCTCCGGTCACGACGGCGACGGTGCCGGTCATCCGGACGTCCCTCCTTCGCACGCCCCACGGTGACCGGCGCGCGGGGTGTCAAAACGGGTCATCGTCTGCCGCGCCGCTGCGCGCGGCGTCTGCGCCGCCGTCCCAGCACCCAGCCCACCGCGAGGAACACCGCGCCGATCGGCGTACGTGCCAGGCGGCGCAGCAGCATGGCCTTGAAGAAGCGTTTCATCCGCTTCCCCTGCCCGCAACGGGGCTTGCGACGCGCCGGTGTTGTGTGATGGTGTGCCGCAGCATCCAAGGGAGGTCGTGCCGTGCCGTTCATCGTCGATCTGACCAGCGGGACCGTCGAGCGTGAGCACCGCGCCGGCGCGTCAGGGCATTACGGCGGGTCCATACTCGGGCTGCGGCTGCTGACGGAGCGCACGCCCGCCGGGCTCGACCCCTATGACCCGCGGGCGTTGGTGTTCGTGGCGGCGGGGACGCTCGGCGGGACGCGCGCGCCCGGCCTGGCCAAGGGCGTCTTCCTGGCCAAGTCGCCGTTGACCGGGGTGGCCGGGGAGGCGCACGCGCTCGGGCCGTTCGCCGCCGGCATGCGGGGCGCCGGCGTCCAGGCGCTGGCCGTGACCGGGCGTGCCGAGCGGCTCTCCTATCTGCTGATCGAGGATGGCGAGATCTCGTGTCACGAGGCCGGGGAGTTGCGCGGGCTGGGCACCGCCGCCGCCACCGACGTGCTCAGGGAGCGGCACGGGCAGGGCGCGCACGTCGCGGCGATAGGGCCGGCCGGGGAGAACCTCGTCCGGTATGCGAGCGTCGTCACCGACTACGCCTACGCCGCCGGACGGTACGGGGTGGGCGCGGTGTTCGGGGCCAAGAACCTCAAGGCGATCGTGTGCGTGGGCGACGCGCCGGCCGAGGTCGCCGATCCGGCGGCGGTCGCCGCCATCGACCGTTACTACCGTGACGTGCTGCCTGCCAACCCGCTGGCCGCGCTCCAGGCCGGCGAGCCCGGGTTCGCCGGGTGGGCCGGCGAGCCCCCCGCCCCCGGCTACGCCTCCGTCCGCAACTTCACCCTGCCAGGGGGGTTGCGGACTCCGCACGTACGGGACTACGACGGCCGGGCGGTGGCGCTCAGGGGCGCCTGTCCCGGGTGCCCGAACGACTGCCTCAAGGTGTACGCCTCTCCGTCCGCGGCCGAGCGCCGCTCGGGCGGGCTCGGGCAGGAGGCGTTCCTGTCGCTGGGCTGGAACCTGGGGATCGACGACCTCGACACCGTGCTGGACGCCAACGCGCTCTGCAACGATCTGGGGCTCGACCAGGTCTCCCTCGGCGGGACGCTGGCCTTCGCGATGGAGTGCGCCGAGCGTGGGCTGCTGCCGGGCGGGCCGGCGTTCGGCGACCCGGCGGCGCTGCCCGGGCTGATCAGGGACGTCGCGCGGCGTGCGGCGGAGCTCGGCGATCTGCTGGCGGAGGGGGCGGCGCGGGCGGCCGCGCGGCTCGGGCCGGAGACCGCGCCGTACGCGATGACCGTCAAGGGCGCCGAGCTGCCCTGCTTCGACCCGCGCATTCAGCCGGGGATCGGGCTCGGGTACGCCATCGCCCCCAACGGCCCCCGCTACGACGCCCTGGAGCACGATCTCGACTTCGATCCCGTCGCGGGGCTGGCCTACAGCTTCCCTGAGGCCGCCAGGATCGGCGCCGCACCGGCGCCCGCCGGTGAGCTCGACGCCGAGCGGGGGCGGCGCAGCGCCCGCCTGCTGCGGTTGTGGAGCGGGCTGGACGCGCTCAACCTGTGCGTGTTCGCCTCCTCTCCGACCAGGCCGCTGACCATCGATCACCTGACCGCGCTCGTGACCGCCGTGCTCGGCCGGGACTTCACGCTGGAGGACCTGCTGGCGGCCGGTCAGCGGCGGCTCGACGAGATGCGGGCGTACGCCGAGCGCGAGGGCATGGGCGGGCGCGACGAGCTGCCCGCGCGGATGCACGACGAGCCGGTCGCCGAAGGACCGTACAAGGGCGCTGTCGTGGACCGGGAGGCGTTCACGCGAGCGCGCGACGCCTTCTACGACGAGCTCCGCTGGCGCTGACCGGTCCACCCTGGCCTGGCCGGATGAGGGGTGGTGGGGGTGGGTATGGGTCACATGCACGGGAGGGGGAGGCCGGTGCAAAGTGACGGTGAGCGCGCGCTGGGCGGTTTGCTCGAATCCACGCACCTGGCGGCGATGGAGGACCTGCCGGCCCTGGTGTCCGCGCACGCCCGGCTGATCGGCTGCTCCGACACCGTGATCTACGTGACCGACCTGCAGCAGCAGGTCCTGGTGCCGCTGCCCGGACAGCGCGAGGAGTCAGGTGAGCCGCTCGAACCCATCAGGATCGACACCACGATGCCGGGCCGCGCGTTCCGCGCCGTGGAGATCGTCCAGGCCAAGCCCTCGCCGGCCGGAGAGGAGCGTCGGGTGTGGGTGCCGTTGCTCGACGGCACCGAACGGGTCGGGGTGCTGGGGACGACCGTGGCCGCTTACGACGAGCTGGCCGAATGGCGGATCAAGCAGCTCGCGTCCCTGGTGTCGGTGCTGGTGGTCAGCAAGCGGCCGCACAGCGACTCGTTCGCCCGGCTGGTCCGCGTCCGGCCGATGGCCCTGTCGGCCGAGGTGATGTGGAACCTGCTGCCGCCCGGCACGTACGCCAACGACGACGTGGTGGTCAGCGCCGCGCTGGAGCCCGCCTACGAGATGGGCGGCGACGCCTACGACTACGCGGTCGACGGCTCCGTGCTGCATCTGGCGCTGTTCGACGCGATGGGGCACGACACGTCGGCCGGGCTGACCGCGACCGTCGCCATGGGGTCGTGCCGGCACAACCGGCGCCAGGGGATGGAGCTGCCCGCGATCAGCGAGGCCGTCGACGCGGCGATCAAGGAGCAGTTCACCGGCCGGTTCGCCACCGGCATCCTGGCCTGCCTGGATCTGCGGACGGGGCTGCTGAGCTGGGTCAACCGCGGCCACCATCCGCCGCTGGTGATCCGCGGCGGGCAGTGCGTGGCCACGCTGGAGAGCGTCCCCATCCCTGACCCGCCGATGGGGTTCGGTCTGGGGTTCTCCACGGGCCTGCTCCGTTACCAGTTGCAGCGCGGCGACCGGCTGCTGTTCTACACCGACGGCATCATCGAGGCGCAGAGCCCGGACGGCGAGACCTTCGGTCTCGACCGCTTCGTCGACTTCATCATCCGCCAGGAGGCCGACGGCGTGTCGGCGCCGGAGACGCTGCGCCGGCTGATCCAGGCCATCCTGAGGCACCAGAGCGGCTGCCTGCAGGACGACGCGACCGTGATGACGGTCGAGTGGCGCACCGAGCGCCGGCACCAGCTCACCCTGTGAGAGGGCCGGTCCGGCGGCATTGCCATGTCCAGGGCTTTCGGCGGTGTGGCGGGGAGGTTGTCCGCGGGATCGCCGGGTAGGCCGCATCCCGGACGTTTCCCGTCAGCGCAAAGGAGCGCGGCCACATGCCCTTCAACCCGTTGCAGGAGCGGGGTATCCCGCTGGACGAGCAGGTGCGCGACTGGCGCGAGCTGAACGTCACGCCGATCGATCCCGATCGCGCCGACCCGTACACCCGGTGCCGGATCATCACGATGAACGGCATCGAGACAGAAGCGATCTTCTTCAGCCACCAGCTGGCCCGCCACTGCCCCGACATCGAGCTGAAGCAGCAGCTGGCCCGCGTGCGTTACCTCGAGGCGCAGCAGCAGAAGGCGGTCAACTGGCTGCTGCCCGGCGTGTCTTCCGTGCTGGAGACCACCATCGCGTATGAGCAGGTCGCCGTGGACCTGACCTCGTGGGTGGCGCGTATGGAGCCGGACCCATACCTGCGGCAGGCCTACGAGTTCGGCGTGCTGGAGGACTTCGATCACCTCTACCGCTACGCCAACCTGTACGAGATGATCGAGCACCGCAAGGCCGAGAAGATCGTCGACAACCTCACCGAGGTCATGCCGGGACGGCCGACGGTGCGGCACCACCGGCACCCGATGGACAACGTGCGCGAGCCGTACGACCGGAACACGACCGCCCCCGTCTCCAAGCTGCACGCGCTGACGATCATGTCGGCGGAGCAGCAGACCATGAACTTCTACATGAACGTCGGCCCCATGTACATGGAGCCGATCGCCCGCCAGCTGTATCAGGAGATCGGGCTGATCGAGGAGGAGCACGTCACCCACTACGAATCGCTCGTCGACCCCGGCGAGAGCTGGTGGGAGATGCTGCTCAACCACGAGTACAACGAGTGCTACCTGTACCACTCGTTCATGGAGACCGAGTCCGACCCCAAGGTGAAGAACATCTGGGAACTGCACCTGGGCATGGAGCTGGAGCACCTGCGGCTGGCCGCCGAGCTGTTCAAGAAGCACGACGGGCGCGACCCCGAGCAGGTGTGCGCCCCCGAACTGCCCGCCCCGGTCACGTTCGAGCCGAACAAGCGGTTCATCCGCGACCTGATCGCCACCCAGATCGACTACACCACCCTCGGGACGGGGTACGTGCAGGAGGCCCACGAGCGGTTCGAGAGGATGCAGGCGGCGCTCATGAACGGCGACCAGCCGCCGTCCGAGCGGGTCATCAACGACAACCGCGCCAGGTCGGGCCGGGAGTACCGGCTGGAGACCGAGGGCGAGCACCCGGTGCCGAGCCTGGCGCTCCACCGCTAGCGGCGGAACAGGCGGGCGGGCACGGCGTCCGCGAGCGCCTTGTAGCCGGCCGGGCTCAGGTGCAGGCCGTCGCCCACGTCGTAGGCCGCCGGCAGCCGCCGGGGGTCGGCGGGATCGCGGACCGCCTGATCGAAGTCGATGACGCCGTCGAACCTGCCGCTGGTGCGGATCCAGTCGTTGACCGCCTGCCGGGTGGCTTCCCTGAGACCTTGGGGGTCGTCGTAGGAGTGGCCGCCGAAGGGGGTGAGCGTCGCCCCGTACACGACCAGGCCCCGCGCCTGTGCCCGGACGATGATCTGGTCGTAGGCGGCGATCAGCTCGTCGGCGACCTTCTTCTGGGCGTCCTGGGTGGGCTGGGCGGTGCCGATGTCGTTGACGCCCTCGAAGACGATCAGCCATTCGGCGCCGCTGCGGGCGAGCACGTCGCGGTCCAGCCGGGCCAGGGCGGCCGGGCCGAGGCCGTCGTTCAGCACCCGGTTGCCGCCGGCCGCCTGGTTGGCGATGGCCGGCCCGGAGCGGCCCAGGCGGTCGAAGAGCTGGTCGGGCCAGCGGTTGTTGAGGTTCGTGGTGGAGCCCCTGCCGTCGGTCAGGGAGTCGCCCAGCAGGACGAGCGCCGCGGTGGAGCGCTTGGACCACACTTCGATGGCGCTGAGGAAGTACCAGTGGTCGACGGGTGTCGCCCCCGTGAGGTCCCCGGCGTCGGCCTGGTTGCCTTTCGCCAGGTAGGAGGTGGTGCGCGAGCCCGGGTGCGAGGTGATGGCGCTGGAGGCCTGCCCCTCGGCGAGGTAGACGGTCACGGCCAGCACGGAGCCGGGCGGGAGCGGAAGGTCCAGCGGATCCGACACCACTTGCGCGCCGACGGGGACGATCGTGGCCGGACGGCCGTGGAACGTCACCGGCCGGGCGGTGCCCGGCCGGATCGCGCTCACGCCCGCCCTGCCGCCGTCGGGGTACGCCACGGTGACCCGGGTGATGGGCAGCGGCGCGCCGCCGAAGGCGTTGGAGAAGCGCAGCCGCACCCGCTGCCCGCCGGCCGACACCCGTACCGTCTGCCGCAGCGTGCTGTCGGCCATGACCAGATCGCCTGTCGTGTACGGCGCGGGCGGCATGTTGTGGGGCTCGGTGAGCTGCGGCATCGCGGTCCAGGTGTCCACCCAGTGCCCATTCGGCGCGTTCCCGTCACCGATCGCGGGCGAGGCCGTCAGCATCCCGGCCCCGAGAGCCGCGACGACCATCAGCCTCAACCCTCTGCCCATGGCCGCCCCGCTCCTCGAAACATTTCCGCTGAGTGTCGAACATTTCCAAGCGGACGGCAAGGGATCATACCCGGAAGTGAAACTTTCACTTCGCGGCCTCTGCAACTGCCACGATGTCCCAGGCTGGCGGCGGGAGCGATCCGGGCCGAAAGTTT from Nonomuraea polychroma encodes the following:
- a CDS encoding LamG-like jellyroll fold domain-containing protein, encoding MTHPSLGRRTLLQAAVAAPAGTLLSMSATPAQATTGGGSGRYDRDSPRFTIGVLPDTQYLFDEDRSDPAPLRQTFRFLTGDERESRNIAFMTHLGDVTEHGTEDEIGLAGDAFKAIDGKLSYSVLAGNHDVRSSTDDQRGDSAYLRVFGPARYAGMPTFRGASPDGYNSYHVLAAGGRQWLVLALDWRISDKGLQWAQGVIDANRTLPAILTTHDLAWADASGKAALSQYGQRLWDTLIRRNDQIFLTLNGHYWPPGRTVLKNDAGHDVHVHIANYQDRYYGGAGMVRLYAFDLVRNVIDVETLSPWLLERDPEDRTPLEAENLELTGPVDRFSIEIDFDERFAGFAPRTLPPARPAKAVMPRGTVAYWRFDGEGFAGAGADGAVVPAGSVVRDLTGGGNDLTMELLHASAPEVLKWSAEHHKGQPAHASLRFDGGKNPDRGAVLRSSAAAPINSMWFESGYTIEAFIKLPDPFAGDHAWMGILSWEGRSGDAGKTSGWSPEEPTCSLNLSPERFLQYVVYPADRDADPTSWSHSLPVGRWAHVAVVNDARRTVMYVDGSKIARNPTQPSKGISTLGRPFAIGGTQFALKYGQGYYGWIGDVRIVARALRPREFLTPYE
- a CDS encoding AraC family transcriptional regulator gives rise to the protein MHRVTLALSDPPAVAGAGVGVHGVVSAHDVFKLPDLWQLHLYGYTAELVLEGTAHPIRPGHVSLIPPGAEVHYHYRGRSAHLYAHFRLPGAGERRDVAVMRDAGDQAPLIAASLRQAIAAVPDTRARASAEVWTVLWRVAGLPVAGSPDAVVAAAIEHIEADLAAPLSVPGIARAAGVSHNHLTRLFRAHTGHTVVGYIRRRRLARALHLLRESTLAIPAIAAAVGIPDLQAFNKACRRELGASPRALRAQGGPAGDR
- a CDS encoding phytanoyl-CoA dioxygenase family protein, which codes for MRTTLLTSAQVAGFVAAGYLRLDGIVPDELNDQAVDVLEAGIPPVPYGTPLDLAFPEGSFARRLVQVPAVAGALRSLVGPDPTVDHHAVHVREPRGGEAQPLHADAIIDTRMDAFDVQLMYYPREVTADMGGTLVVPGSHLRRINESDTGRYQNLRGQTRLTCPAGTVMLLHHGIWHGGRRNDSDQRRYMFKIRFNPTVPQVRLWDTSDLADPAVVAELDRRFPWYEPATGRLEIHNRVRLWRAMTADAAFDIDYWTTRVNNRPGRAVA
- a CDS encoding SDR family oxidoreductase, with protein sequence MTGTVAVVTGAARGVGRGIALVLGETGATVYVTDRESRDRRHSDLPGTVEDTAEQVDERGGRGVPVRVDHADDQAVEALFQRVRAAHGGLDLLVANAFDGNALPFHGGPFWTLPLDHWHNMMHLGVRSHLVSAWHAAPLLIERRGLAVLTGYADPPAEVIAGHVFYDLAMTSIARLARTLAHDLRPHGVTALALSPGLTRTEAIVAVLGDDLPGSDSVEFPGRAVRALLEDPDVARHSGRTLTVAALAQEYGFSDA
- a CDS encoding DUF6203 family protein, whose product is MKRFFKAMLLRRLARTPIGAVFLAVGWVLGRRRRRRAQRRGRR
- a CDS encoding aldehyde ferredoxin oxidoreductase C-terminal domain-containing protein translates to MPFIVDLTSGTVEREHRAGASGHYGGSILGLRLLTERTPAGLDPYDPRALVFVAAGTLGGTRAPGLAKGVFLAKSPLTGVAGEAHALGPFAAGMRGAGVQALAVTGRAERLSYLLIEDGEISCHEAGELRGLGTAAATDVLRERHGQGAHVAAIGPAGENLVRYASVVTDYAYAAGRYGVGAVFGAKNLKAIVCVGDAPAEVADPAAVAAIDRYYRDVLPANPLAALQAGEPGFAGWAGEPPAPGYASVRNFTLPGGLRTPHVRDYDGRAVALRGACPGCPNDCLKVYASPSAAERRSGGLGQEAFLSLGWNLGIDDLDTVLDANALCNDLGLDQVSLGGTLAFAMECAERGLLPGGPAFGDPAALPGLIRDVARRAAELGDLLAEGAARAAARLGPETAPYAMTVKGAELPCFDPRIQPGIGLGYAIAPNGPRYDALEHDLDFDPVAGLAYSFPEAARIGAAPAPAGELDAERGRRSARLLRLWSGLDALNLCVFASSPTRPLTIDHLTALVTAVLGRDFTLEDLLAAGQRRLDEMRAYAEREGMGGRDELPARMHDEPVAEGPYKGAVVDREAFTRARDAFYDELRWR
- a CDS encoding PP2C family protein-serine/threonine phosphatase; this encodes MQSDGERALGGLLESTHLAAMEDLPALVSAHARLIGCSDTVIYVTDLQQQVLVPLPGQREESGEPLEPIRIDTTMPGRAFRAVEIVQAKPSPAGEERRVWVPLLDGTERVGVLGTTVAAYDELAEWRIKQLASLVSVLVVSKRPHSDSFARLVRVRPMALSAEVMWNLLPPGTYANDDVVVSAALEPAYEMGGDAYDYAVDGSVLHLALFDAMGHDTSAGLTATVAMGSCRHNRRQGMELPAISEAVDAAIKEQFTGRFATGILACLDLRTGLLSWVNRGHHPPLVIRGGQCVATLESVPIPDPPMGFGLGFSTGLLRYQLQRGDRLLFYTDGIIEAQSPDGETFGLDRFVDFIIRQEADGVSAPETLRRLIQAILRHQSGCLQDDATVMTVEWRTERRHQLTL
- a CDS encoding SGNH/GDSL hydrolase family protein, which encodes MGRGLRLMVVAALGAGMLTASPAIGDGNAPNGHWVDTWTAMPQLTEPHNMPPAPYTTGDLVMADSTLRQTVRVSAGGQRVRLRFSNAFGGAPLPITRVTVAYPDGGRAGVSAIRPGTARPVTFHGRPATIVPVGAQVVSDPLDLPLPPGSVLAVTVYLAEGQASSAITSHPGSRTTSYLAKGNQADAGDLTGATPVDHWYFLSAIEVWSKRSTAALVLLGDSLTDGRGSTTNLNNRWPDQLFDRLGRSGPAIANQAAGGNRVLNDGLGPAALARLDRDVLARSGAEWLIVFEGVNDIGTAQPTQDAQKKVADELIAAYDQIIVRAQARGLVVYGATLTPFGGHSYDDPQGLREATRQAVNDWIRTSGRFDGVIDFDQAVRDPADPRRLPAAYDVGDGLHLSPAGYKALADAVPARLFRR